Proteins from one Ipomoea triloba cultivar NCNSP0323 chromosome 1, ASM357664v1 genomic window:
- the LOC115997516 gene encoding transcription repressor OFP6-like — translation MSSTHKKKIILSNITVKLGCSSSCSRPKDSTVFQPKPLHRRRRRRHHSKFRGDPNHCSSSSVERSATTFSSGDSDIRALKAVQGFGRIDGEGVAVEKDSSDPYLDFRQSMLQMILERNIYSKDDLKVLLNCFLQLNSPYYHGIIVRAFTEIWYGIFSARQPPPAAAVEGGGGGKECASRDF, via the coding sequence ATGTCGTCGACCCATAAAAAGAAGATTATACTCAGCAATATCACCGTGAAACTAGGCTGCAGCAGCAGCTGTTCCAGGCCCAAAGACTCCACCGTTTTCCAACCAAAACCGCtgcaccgccgccgccgccgccgccaccatTCCAAATTCCGCGGCGACCCCAACCACTGCTCTTCCAGTTCGGTGGAAAGGTCAGCAACCACCTTCTCCTCCGGCGACTCCGATATCAGGGCCCTGAAGGCGGTGCAGGGCTTCGGGAGGATCGACGGCGAGGGCGTGGCCGTGGAGAAGGACTCCAGCGACCCCTACCTCGATTTCCGGCAGTCCATGCTTCAGATGATCCTGGAGAGAAACATTTACTCCAAGGACGAcctcaaggtcctcctcaattGCTTCTTGCAGCTCAATTCCCCTTACTATCACGGCATCATCGTCCGAGCGTTCACCGAAATCTGGTACGGGATTTTCTCGGCGAGGCAGCctccgccggcggcggcggtggaaggaggaggaggagggaaAGAGTGTGCATCACGTGACTTTTAG
- the LOC116033269 gene encoding zinc finger BED domain-containing protein RICESLEEPER 2-like, with protein sequence MTCLKNPHSKDTRQSLLTFSPAPSSGLTESEGAAGVLGTWVFDQELIRRALCEMIIVDELPFRFVEGQGFRKFILVCCPMFKIPSRWTVSRDILKIYSDERVNLKNFFRTSCQRVSITTDTWTSVQRINYMCITAHFIDHEWKLQKKIISFVPISSHKGEYIAKALESCLLEWGLKSVFSVTVDNASSNDTAIGFLKKKMLSWGSTAVRCKYLHMRCIAHILNLVVQDGLKESDDSVKKVRDSVRYMRNSPARLQKFRELADLIGVEAKNSLVLDVPTRWNSTYLMLHTALLYQKVFEVYEDHDPSFKSDLGGNVPNFLDWEVVEGLVKFLKSFYEMTVRISGSLYVTSNTFFSEVSDLSCILTGLVGAESDSVKAMGMTMRTKFDKYWGDPNKMNFLIFYGNIMDPRDKIEYMPYQFNQLYGDENGKSLFEKVMKDLKELYADYVTSFPVQSDPVPVEQSVPPTVLSDPVSVGRPQSLLKSQFKKQRLESGELGRKKTELEVYLSEAIIEEDGEFDLLKWWKVNAGRFPVLSKMARDILAVPISTVASESTFSTSGRVLDAFRSSLTPKIVEALVCAQDWLRLHNQSLSVEENIDEVEKFEKEFCTGVGSSLPTILVN encoded by the exons ATGACTTGCTTAAAAAATCCTCACTCTAAGGATACTAGGCAATCTCTACTCACATTCTCTCCTGCCCCTAGTTCTGGTTTAACTGAGTCTGAAGGTGCAGCAGGGGTTTTAGGAACCTGGGTTTTTGATCAGGAGTTGATTAGGAGAGCTCTTTGTGAAATGATTATTGTTGATGAGCTACCTTTTAGGTTTGTGGAGGGTCAAGGTTTTAGGAAATTTATTCTTGTTTGCTGTCCTATGTTCAAAATTCCTTCTAGATGGACAGTAAGTAGGGATATTCTGAAAATTTATTCTGATGAGAGGGTTAATTTGAAGAATTTCTTTAGGACTAGCTGCCAAAGGGTTAGTATCACTACTGATACTTGGACTTCTGTACAAAGAATCAACTACATGTGCATTACTGCACATTTCATAGATCATGAGTGGAAGCTACAGAAAAAAATCATTTCCTTTGTCCCTATTTCTTCACATAAGGGGGAATACATAGCTAAGGCACTTGAAAGTTGCCTACTAGAGTGGGGGTTGAAGTCAGTTTTTTCTGTCACAGTTGATAATGCTTCTAGCAATGATACTGCCATAgggtttttaaaaaagaaaatgctgTCTTGGGGTTCTACTGCAGTAAGGTGTAAGTATTTGCATATGCGATGCATTGCTCACATCCTTAATCTGGTTGTGCAAGATGGATTAAAGGAATCTGATGATTCTGTTAAGAAGGTAAGGGACTCTGTTAGGTATATGAGAAACTCTCCTGCTAGGCTCCAAAAATTTAGAGAGCTTGCTGACTTAATTGGGGTGGAAGCCAAAAACTCTTTGGTTCTTGATGTACCTACAAGGTGGAATTCCACATATTTGATGCTGCATACTGCTTTGCTGTATCAAAAGGTTTTTGAAGTGTATGAAGATCATGACCCTTCCTTCAAATCTGATTTGGGTGGGAATGTTCCTAATTTCTTGGATTGGGAGGTAGTAGAAGGGTTGGTGAAATTTCTGAAATCATTTTATGAAATGACTGTTAGGATATCTGGTTCTTTGTATGTAACTTCTAACACTTTCTTCTCTGAAGTGTCTGATTTATCTTGCATACTTACTGGTCTGGTGGGAGCTGAATCTGATTCTGTTAAAGCAATGGGGATGACTATGAGGACCAAGTTTGATAAATACTGGGGTGATCCAAACAAGATgaattttctgattttttatGGAAATATAATGGATCCTAGGGACAAAATTGAATACATGCCATATCAGTTTAATCAATTATATGGTGATGAAAATGGCAAGTCCTTGTTTGAGAAGGTTATGAAAGACTTGAAGGAGTTGTATGCTGATTATGTGACAAGTTTCCCAGTCCAGTCTGATCCTGTTCCTGTTGAACAGTCTGTTCCCCCTACTGTTTTGTCTGATCCAGTTTCTGTTGGGAGACCCCAATCTTTGTTAAAATCCCAGTTTAAAAAACAAAGATTGGAGAGTGGAGAATTAGGCAGAAAGAAAACTGAGTTGGAAGTTTATTTGAGTGAGGCAATTATAGAAGAGGATGGTGAATTTGACCTCTTGAAATGGTGGAAGGTTAATGCTGGAAGGTTCCCTGTGCTTTCTAAAATGGCTAGGGATATACTTGCTGTTCCCATTTCTACAGTTGCATCAGAATCAACCTTTAGTACAAGTGGGAGAGTTCTTGATGCCTTTAGGAGTTCTCTTACTCCTAAAATTGTGGAGGCACTTGTATGTGCACAAGATTGGCTTAGGTTGCACAATCAGTCTCTTTCAGTTGAAGAAAACATTGATGAGgttgagaaatttgaaaaag AGTTCTGCACTGGAGTTGGTTCTTCCCTGCCTACAATACtagtaaattaa